One window of the Perca fluviatilis chromosome 5, GENO_Pfluv_1.0, whole genome shotgun sequence genome contains the following:
- the LOC120558397 gene encoding keratin, type I cytoskeletal 18-like, with protein sequence MEPLIVRQSSQRFGFHSHAQPVARQSYAHSVSGGAGGHGTKISMAYGTRVGSGFGGGYDYQSLSSGSNSGSPAITNEKATMQHLNDRLASYLETVRNLEKANSTLEIKIRETIEKKGPLEGRDYSKYNAIITELRAKIFDTIKGNAQLSISLDNARLAAEDFRLKLEYEMSMRQTVEADVARLRKLLDDTNVVRMHLESDIESLKEELINLRKNHETDVTELRNQITQVGVRVDVDAPKGQDLARIMEEMRASYEKIALKNQEQLKTWHESQITEIQVQVTENTTALKEATTVITETRRRYQGMDIELQSALSLKASLEATLRDIDMRYNMEVEKYNAIILRLQEELTQIRIDIQHNTREYEQLLNIKVKLEAEIAEYRRLLDGGADFKLQDAVDSKTVQTKVVTVTQTLVDGKVVSESKDIKSSEKIAAN encoded by the exons ATGGAACCCCTTATTGTACGCCAGTCTTCTCAACGTTTTGGTTTCCATTCACATGCCCAGCCCGTAGCTCGACAGTCCTATGCCCACAGTGTCAGCGGAGGGGCAGGTGGCCATGGGACCAAGATTTCCATGGCCTACGGCACACGGGTTGGCAGCGGTTTCGGGGGTGGGTATGACTACCAGTCCTTGTCCTCTGGATCCAATTCTGGATCCCCGGCCATCACGAATGAGAAGGCAACCATGCAACACCTGAACGACCGCTTGGCTAGCTACCTGGAGACAGTGAGGAATCTGGAGAAGGCCAACAGCACTCTGGAGATCAAGATCAGGGAGACCATCGAGAAGAAAGGCCCCTTGGAGGGAAGGGACTACAGCAAGTACAATGCCATCATCACGGAGCTGAGGGCCAAG ATATTTGACACAATCAAGGGCAACGCACAGCTTTCTATCTCTCTTGACAATGCACGACTGGCTGCAGAAGACTTCAGACTCAA GCTGGAGTATGAGATGTCTATGCGTCAGACGGTGGAGGCTGATGTGGCCAGACTCAGAAAGCTTCTGGACGACACCAACGTTGTTCGCATGCACCTGGAGAGCGACATCGAGTCTCTGAAGGAAGAGTTGATCAACCTGAGGAAGAACCATGAGACG GATGTTACTGAATTGCGTAACCAGATCACCCAGGTTGGCGTCCGTGTGGATGTTGATGCTCCTAAAGGACAGGACCTGGCCAGGATAATGGAGGAGATGAGGGCTAGCTATGAGAAGATAGCACTGAAGAACCAGGAGCAGCTCAAAACATGGCATGAATCGCAG ATCACAGAGATACAGGTCCAAGTGACTGAGAACACAACAGCTCTGAAGGAAGCCACGACTGTGATCACTGAAACTCGGAGGAGGTACCAGGGAATGGACATTGAACTGCAGTCTGCACTTAGTCTG AAAGCATCTCTGGAGGCCACCCTGCGTGACATCGACATGCGTTACAACATGGAGGTAGAAAAGTACAACGCCATCATCCTGAGGCTGCAGGAGGAGCTCACTCAGATCCGCATCGACATCCAGCACAACACAAGAGAGTACGAGCAGCTGCTCAACATTAAGGTGAAACTGGAGGCTGAGATCGCCGAGTACAGGAGGCTGCTGGACGGAGGGGCAGACTTCAA ACTACAGGATGCAGTTGATTCGAAGACGGTCCAGACCAAGGTGGTCACAGTCACTCAGACTCTGGTGGATGGCAAAGTGGTGTCAGAGAGCAAGGACATCAAATCCAGTGAAAAGATTGCTGCTAATTAA
- the krt18a.1 gene encoding keratin, type I cytoskeletal 18 isoform X2 has protein sequence MKTSRQSTYSVRSSTSSKAPVYRASTIHGGSGGNRISISSSVRSGLGAGMGAGMGMGSGMGMGMGMGSGAGGFSSSVQVSGNSSDIMGNEKFAMQNLNDRLANYLETVRNLEQANHKLEIKIKEALEKSGPDFRDYSKYQVVLDDLRKKVFDATTDNARLVLNIDNARLAADDFRVKYESELAIRQSVEADIVGLRKLIDDTNMQRMNLESEIESLKEELIHLKKNHGNEVTELRNQIAQSGVHVDVDAPKGQDLAQLMAEIRAKYEKMALKNQEELKAWHESQITEVQTQVSQSTEALKGAQTEVNDLRRQMQTLEIELESQRSLKASLEGTLRDTEMRYNMEIESLNTILLGLEAELTQLRNNIQLQTQEYEALLNMKMKLEAEIATYRRLLDGEDFTCVDH, from the exons ATGAAAACCTCCAGGCAAAGTACATACTCTGTGCGCTCCTCCACTAGTAGCAAGGCTCCTGTCTACAGGGCCTCCACTATCCATGGTGGGTCTGGTGGGAACCGCATTAGCATCTCCTCCAGCGTCCGCAGTGGGTTGGGAGCCGGTATGGGAGCCGGGATGGGAATGGGATCCGGGATGGGAATGGGAATGGGAATGGGCTCTGGAGCAGGGGGCTTCTCCAGCAGCGTCCAGGTGAGCGGGAACAGCTCCGACATCATGGGCAATGAGAAGTTTGCCATGCAGAACCTGAACGACCGCCTGGCCAACTACCTGGAGACAGTGAGGAACCTGGAGCAGGCCAACCACAAGCTGGAGATTAAGATCAAGGAGGCCCTGGAGAAGAGCGGACCTGACTTCAGAGACTACAGCAAGTACCAGGTCGTCCTGGACGACCTGAGGAAGAAG GTGTTTGATGCCACCACTGACAATGCCCGCCTGGTTCTCAACATCGACAACGCTCGCTTGGCGGCCGATGACTTCAGAGTGAA ATACGAGTCTGAGCTGGCCATCCGCCAGTCTGTGGAGGCAGACATCGTCGGTCTGAGGAAGCTCATCGACGACACCAACATGCAACGCATGAACCTGGAAAGTGAGATTGAATCCCTGAAAGAGGAGCTCATCCACCTCAAGAAGAACCATGGAAAT GAAGTTACGGAGCTTCGTAACCAGATTGCCCAGTCGGGAGTCCACGTGGATGTCGACGCTCCTAAAGGACAAGACCTGGCTCAGCTCATGGCAGAAATAAGGGCTAAGTACGAGAAGATGGCACTGAAGAACCAGGAAGAACTCAAAGCATGGCACGAATCTCAG ATAACAGAAGTGCAGACCCAGGTCAGCCAGAGCACAGAGGCCCTAAAGGGCGCCCAGACGGAGGTGAATGACCTGCGCAGACAGATGCAAACCCTGGAGATCGAGCTGGAGTCACAGAGGAGCCTG AAAGCCTCCCTGGAGGGCACACTGAGGGACACAGAGATGCGTTACAACATGGAGATCGAGTCTCTGAACACCATCCTCCTGGGCTTGGAGGCCGAGCTCACACAGCTGCGTAACAACATCCAGCTGCAGACGCAGGAGTACGAGGCCCTGCTCAACATGAAGATGAAGCTGGAGGCCGAGATCGCTACATACAGACGCCTGCTGGATGGGGAAGACTTCACGTGCGTAGATCATTAA
- the krt18a.1 gene encoding keratin, type I cytoskeletal 18 isoform X1: MKTSRQSTYSVRSSTSSKAPVYRASTIHGGSGGNRISISSSVRSGLGAGMGAGMGMGSGMGMGMGMGSGAGGFSSSVQVSGNSSDIMGNEKFAMQNLNDRLANYLETVRNLEQANHKLEIKIKEALEKSGPDFRDYSKYQVVLDDLRKKVFDATTDNARLVLNIDNARLAADDFRVKYESELAIRQSVEADIVGLRKLIDDTNMQRMNLESEIESLKEELIHLKKNHGNEVTELRNQIAQSGVHVDVDAPKGQDLAQLMAEIRAKYEKMALKNQEELKAWHESQITEVQTQVSQSTEALKGAQTEVNDLRRQMQTLEIELESQRSLKASLEGTLRDTEMRYNMEIESLNTILLGLEAELTQLRNNIQLQTQEYEALLNMKMKLEAEIATYRRLLDGEDFTLQDALEDQKTVKTKVMTVTQTLVDGKVVSSSTETKNL; the protein is encoded by the exons ATGAAAACCTCCAGGCAAAGTACATACTCTGTGCGCTCCTCCACTAGTAGCAAGGCTCCTGTCTACAGGGCCTCCACTATCCATGGTGGGTCTGGTGGGAACCGCATTAGCATCTCCTCCAGCGTCCGCAGTGGGTTGGGAGCCGGTATGGGAGCCGGGATGGGAATGGGATCCGGGATGGGAATGGGAATGGGAATGGGCTCTGGAGCAGGGGGCTTCTCCAGCAGCGTCCAGGTGAGCGGGAACAGCTCCGACATCATGGGCAATGAGAAGTTTGCCATGCAGAACCTGAACGACCGCCTGGCCAACTACCTGGAGACAGTGAGGAACCTGGAGCAGGCCAACCACAAGCTGGAGATTAAGATCAAGGAGGCCCTGGAGAAGAGCGGACCTGACTTCAGAGACTACAGCAAGTACCAGGTCGTCCTGGACGACCTGAGGAAGAAG GTGTTTGATGCCACCACTGACAATGCCCGCCTGGTTCTCAACATCGACAACGCTCGCTTGGCGGCCGATGACTTCAGAGTGAA ATACGAGTCTGAGCTGGCCATCCGCCAGTCTGTGGAGGCAGACATCGTCGGTCTGAGGAAGCTCATCGACGACACCAACATGCAACGCATGAACCTGGAAAGTGAGATTGAATCCCTGAAAGAGGAGCTCATCCACCTCAAGAAGAACCATGGAAAT GAAGTTACGGAGCTTCGTAACCAGATTGCCCAGTCGGGAGTCCACGTGGATGTCGACGCTCCTAAAGGACAAGACCTGGCTCAGCTCATGGCAGAAATAAGGGCTAAGTACGAGAAGATGGCACTGAAGAACCAGGAAGAACTCAAAGCATGGCACGAATCTCAG ATAACAGAAGTGCAGACCCAGGTCAGCCAGAGCACAGAGGCCCTAAAGGGCGCCCAGACGGAGGTGAATGACCTGCGCAGACAGATGCAAACCCTGGAGATCGAGCTGGAGTCACAGAGGAGCCTG AAAGCCTCCCTGGAGGGCACACTGAGGGACACAGAGATGCGTTACAACATGGAGATCGAGTCTCTGAACACCATCCTCCTGGGCTTGGAGGCCGAGCTCACACAGCTGCGTAACAACATCCAGCTGCAGACGCAGGAGTACGAGGCCCTGCTCAACATGAAGATGAAGCTGGAGGCCGAGATCGCTACATACAGACGCCTGCTGGATGGGGAAGACTTCAC GCTCCAGGACGCTCTGGAAGACCAGAAAACGGTGAAGACCAAAGTGATGACTGTCACCCAGACCCTGGTGGACGGCAAGGTGGTTTCCTCCAGCACAGAAACCAAGAACCTTTGA